A portion of the uncultured Draconibacterium sp. genome contains these proteins:
- a CDS encoding PQQ-binding-like beta-propeller repeat protein, protein MKNLLILAAIFLLFSCSQNKTEIYQWRGEDRKGIFDEQNLLKEWPEAGPEELWYVEGIGDGYGSPTITDNEIFITGAIDSTATLFCIDLNGEVKWQVPFGKEWVTSYPGSRSQPTVVDDLIYVGSGMGNLFCLNRSNGAVVWEKRFVEDFNGIYPRFGHSEAPLIDGDKVFWTPGGKEYNVVGLNRFTGELLWNNPGHGERSGYNPGTLIKLPTRHIFVTFSAYNMMGLDTETGELLWTHAQDNVPLDKRQPGMGDTHSNCIIYDNGYIYYAAGDGNCGVKLQLSEDGTEISEVWRNTGFDSYMGGIVKIDDHLYGSATSKKFFRSINATSGELSDSLKLGWGAVVAADDLLYYYGQNGTLSLVDFDDAGKMNQISEFKITRGAKEHFSHPVIKNGILYQRHGQVLMAFDIITKS, encoded by the coding sequence ATGAAGAACCTTTTAATTTTAGCAGCAATCTTTTTACTTTTTTCCTGCAGTCAGAACAAAACCGAGATATACCAGTGGCGAGGAGAAGACCGCAAAGGTATTTTCGATGAACAGAATCTTTTAAAAGAATGGCCGGAAGCAGGACCTGAAGAATTGTGGTATGTTGAAGGTATTGGAGATGGATACGGATCGCCAACAATAACCGATAACGAGATTTTTATAACCGGAGCTATCGACAGCACGGCAACACTATTTTGCATTGATTTAAACGGCGAGGTAAAATGGCAGGTACCTTTTGGAAAAGAATGGGTGACCAGTTATCCGGGATCGCGCTCGCAACCCACTGTTGTTGACGATTTAATTTATGTTGGTTCGGGAATGGGAAACCTTTTTTGCCTGAATCGCTCAAATGGAGCAGTAGTTTGGGAAAAACGTTTTGTGGAAGATTTTAATGGTATTTATCCGCGTTTTGGCCACTCGGAAGCACCTCTTATCGACGGCGATAAAGTATTCTGGACTCCCGGAGGAAAAGAATATAATGTGGTTGGTTTGAACCGTTTTACCGGCGAGTTGCTGTGGAATAATCCTGGTCATGGCGAGCGATCAGGGTATAATCCGGGAACACTAATAAAACTCCCAACACGCCACATTTTTGTAACGTTTTCAGCGTATAACATGATGGGCCTTGACACAGAAACCGGTGAACTTTTGTGGACACACGCACAAGATAATGTTCCGCTTGATAAACGTCAACCCGGCATGGGCGATACACACAGTAACTGTATAATTTACGATAACGGATATATTTATTACGCAGCCGGCGATGGAAACTGTGGAGTAAAACTCCAGCTCTCGGAAGACGGAACTGAAATTTCTGAAGTTTGGCGCAATACAGGTTTCGATAGTTATATGGGCGGAATTGTAAAAATTGACGACCATTTATATGGAAGTGCAACATCAAAAAAATTCTTCAGAAGCATTAATGCAACTAGCGGAGAATTAAGCGACTCGCTAAAATTAGGCTGGGGTGCCGTTGTTGCAGCCGACGATTTGCTGTATTACTACGGTCAGAACGGAACGCTATCTTTAGTTGATTTTGATGATGCCGGAAAAATGAATCAGATCAGCGAATTTAAAATTACAAGAGGGGCGAAAGAACATTTTTCTCACCCGGTAATTAAAAACGGCATTTTATACCAACGACACGGACAAGTGTTGATGGCTTTTGATATAATAACTAAAAGTTAA
- the folE gene encoding GTP cyclohydrolase I FolE: protein MSYREEIIISNIDKKKNGKANGHENHDTIGDNHIATSIDTPMRDDAFVLSDEQKMEIIEDKFRDIMETMGLDLNDDSLRGTPHRVAKMFVQEIFNGLNPANKPKVSVFENKFKYGEMLVEKNINMNSTCEHHFLPIVGKAHVAYISSGEVIGLSKINRIVDYFARRPQVQERLTVQIANELKSILKTDDVAVVIDAKHMCVSSRGIQDESSSTVTAEYSGKFKDKGVREEFLRYIEL, encoded by the coding sequence ATGAGTTACAGAGAAGAAATTATAATTTCCAACATTGACAAGAAAAAGAATGGTAAAGCAAACGGACATGAGAATCATGATACAATAGGAGATAATCATATTGCAACATCAATTGATACACCAATGCGCGATGATGCTTTTGTGCTGAGCGATGAACAGAAAATGGAAATTATTGAAGACAAGTTTCGCGACATAATGGAAACAATGGGACTTGATCTGAATGACGACAGTTTGAGAGGAACACCACATCGTGTTGCAAAAATGTTTGTACAGGAAATATTCAACGGATTAAATCCTGCAAACAAGCCGAAAGTTTCCGTATTCGAAAATAAATTCAAATACGGCGAAATGCTGGTGGAAAAGAACATTAATATGAATTCAACTTGCGAGCATCATTTTTTACCAATTGTTGGAAAAGCACACGTGGCTTACATTTCATCGGGCGAAGTGATTGGTTTAAGCAAAATAAACCGTATAGTTGACTATTTTGCACGCCGTCCGCAGGTGCAGGAACGTTTAACGGTACAAATTGCCAACGAACTTAAATCAATACTAAAAACCGATGATGTGGCTGTTGTTATCGATGCCAAACACATGTGTGTTTCGTCGCGCGGAATTCAGGATGAAAGCAGCAGTACCGTTACAGCCGAATATTCCGGAAAATTCAAAGACAAAGGTGTTCGAGAAGAGTTTTTGCGATATATCGAGCTTTAA
- a CDS encoding helix-turn-helix domain-containing protein: MENQVFLSKQVLSELKQIKTLLAENKTVFNVEELAQYTGLSKSKIYKLLSKKLIPTGTNANIRQKFFYKKDIDLWLMGISEEELEDEEKFNQMLSGNRKY, translated from the coding sequence ATGGAAAATCAAGTATTTCTATCAAAACAGGTTCTTAGCGAACTGAAACAAATTAAAACTCTACTCGCAGAGAACAAAACCGTTTTTAATGTTGAAGAACTGGCTCAGTACACCGGGCTATCGAAAAGCAAAATTTACAAGCTGCTCAGTAAAAAACTTATCCCAACCGGTACCAATGCCAATATCCGGCAAAAATTCTTTTATAAAAAGGACATCGATCTTTGGTTGATGGGTATTTCCGAAGAAGAACTGGAAGACGAGGAAAAATTCAACCAGATGCTATCCGGAAACCGAAAGTATTAA
- a CDS encoding VapE domain-containing protein has translation MEEKASGLYIANNPKKKTVFDYTADYLFEKYDIRYNEISHDYQISLIGENQWHYLNINSLIIELTKAGIEISPGKLEIFIKSELIAKHNPILNYFVSLPKWDGIDYIQKLCSYVPTYEDEAFLYHFRKWLVRAVRCALEPDYFNKQAFILSHKGQSSGKSTWCRFLCPPLLSEYMAEDISNDKDARIQLCRNFLLNLDELAVLSRKDVNALKAFFSKTFINERLPYDKKNTTLPRICSFVGSTNMASFLSDETGSVRWLCFELRDKIDFAYSKEVDINKVWSQAFHYAYQLEDFDAELSLKDVTENEERNKKYTRLSTEQELIAKYYEKSQDMEDFVTASDVEIALSYLNLRLNHINIGKALSGFNFQRVKNPKRQVWGYLARSNINSS, from the coding sequence ATGGAAGAAAAAGCATCCGGTTTATACATTGCCAATAATCCCAAAAAGAAAACTGTTTTTGATTACACAGCTGATTATCTTTTTGAAAAATACGACATCAGGTATAACGAAATATCTCATGACTACCAGATTTCATTAATTGGAGAGAACCAGTGGCACTATCTTAATATCAATTCACTGATTATTGAACTCACAAAAGCCGGTATCGAGATTTCGCCCGGCAAACTGGAAATCTTTATCAAGTCAGAACTCATTGCAAAACATAATCCGATTCTGAATTATTTTGTATCATTACCCAAATGGGATGGCATCGATTACATACAGAAACTGTGTTCTTATGTTCCTACCTATGAAGATGAAGCCTTTCTGTATCACTTTCGGAAATGGTTGGTACGAGCAGTCAGGTGTGCCCTGGAACCTGACTATTTTAACAAGCAGGCTTTCATTCTTAGTCACAAAGGTCAAAGTTCAGGAAAATCAACCTGGTGCAGGTTTCTTTGTCCCCCGCTACTTTCGGAATATATGGCTGAAGACATCAGCAACGATAAGGATGCACGCATTCAACTTTGCCGGAATTTTCTGCTTAACCTCGACGAACTGGCCGTACTCTCCAGAAAAGATGTAAATGCTTTAAAAGCCTTCTTTTCGAAAACTTTTATCAATGAAAGATTACCCTACGATAAAAAGAACACTACCCTACCACGGATCTGTTCTTTCGTGGGATCTACAAATATGGCCTCCTTTCTCAGTGATGAAACCGGTTCTGTTCGCTGGTTGTGTTTTGAACTTCGTGATAAAATTGACTTTGCCTATTCAAAAGAAGTGGATATTAATAAGGTTTGGAGCCAGGCTTTTCATTATGCTTATCAGCTGGAAGATTTTGACGCAGAACTGTCACTAAAAGATGTAACTGAGAACGAGGAACGAAATAAGAAGTACACCCGGCTCTCAACCGAACAGGAATTAATTGCAAAGTATTACGAAAAATCTCAGGATATGGAAGATTTTGTAACTGCATCGGATGTTGAGATTGCTTTAAGCTATCTAAACCTGAGATTGAACCACATCAATATTGGCAAAGCTTTGTCGGGATTTAATTTTCAGCGGGTAAAAAACCCCAAAAGACAGGTCTGGGGTTACCTGGCCCGATCAAATATTAATTCCAGCTAA
- a CDS encoding toprim domain-containing protein, with protein sequence MKKEKLQCDTAREIPITEFLKRSGYSPVKENQHSAWYLSPIRKENEASFKVSKVLNRWYDHGLGKGGNIIDLVIEMNNNCSVSEALAILAKNIPSFSFQQQRNLVALASEPEIRIDKILPIRHPALIKYLLQRKIDAKTASRFASQVHYSINQKRYFVLGLENVSGGWELRNPYFKNAAAPKDFSYFTTGKQLLSVTEGMFDFFSLLMLYPGLPHQSDFLVLNSVSFINRIHKIAQTYPKVGLYLDNDSAGKKATKQLLADLTNSVDMSAIYKNEKDLNQLLIARSQRLQRSPW encoded by the coding sequence ATGAAAAAAGAAAAACTACAATGCGATACGGCCCGTGAAATTCCGATTACAGAATTTCTGAAAAGATCCGGATACTCACCGGTAAAAGAAAACCAACATTCAGCCTGGTACCTTAGCCCGATTAGAAAGGAAAATGAAGCCTCATTTAAGGTTTCCAAAGTTCTTAACCGCTGGTACGACCATGGTCTTGGAAAAGGAGGAAATATTATCGACCTGGTAATTGAAATGAATAACAACTGCAGCGTCAGTGAAGCGCTGGCGATTTTGGCTAAAAACATACCATCTTTCTCTTTTCAACAGCAGAGAAATTTGGTTGCGCTAGCGTCTGAACCGGAAATCCGGATCGATAAGATCCTCCCCATTCGGCATCCGGCTTTAATCAAATATTTGTTGCAAAGAAAAATAGATGCAAAAACTGCAAGCCGTTTTGCCAGTCAGGTTCATTATTCGATTAATCAAAAACGATACTTCGTTTTAGGTTTGGAAAATGTTTCGGGAGGCTGGGAACTCCGAAATCCATATTTTAAAAATGCTGCAGCACCAAAAGACTTTTCCTATTTCACTACAGGTAAACAATTGTTGAGTGTTACAGAAGGCATGTTTGATTTTTTTAGTTTGCTAATGCTTTATCCCGGCTTACCACACCAATCAGATTTTTTGGTATTGAATTCTGTTTCGTTTATCAACCGCATCCATAAGATTGCCCAAACTTATCCAAAAGTTGGTCTTTATCTGGATAATGATTCAGCTGGTAAAAAAGCGACCAAACAGTTATTGGCCGATCTAACGAACAGTGTCGATATGTCGGCCATCTATAAAAATGAAAAAGATCTGAATCAGCTGTTGATAGCCCGAAGCCAACGTCTGCAGAGGTCTCCGTGGTAA
- a CDS encoding relaxase/mobilization nuclease domain-containing protein: MIGKAKSISHTVNAVNYALKKPGAKEISRNKVAGETPREIASEFRIFQNLNSKCGKNTFSMVLSPSIPDGDKLNNTDFAKLAGDFLKRMKLNDHQFISFLHTDEKHKHLHIFVNRIDFDGKAYKDHFISKKAQRIAESVAKEWGFTTAKEIQQQKEQRLGSYIKEAHQRVLTVMPRDINDYAQLMEEYGIQTHRRIASDGKVVGLKFQIGEETIKGSSVGREFSAANLQKQILQNYEMMYRVEREKQRKQEQQNRPSRDFGISF; the protein is encoded by the coding sequence ATGATCGGGAAAGCAAAAAGTATCTCACATACGGTAAATGCTGTCAATTACGCCTTGAAAAAGCCCGGAGCCAAGGAGATCAGCCGGAATAAAGTTGCAGGCGAAACACCCAGGGAAATTGCATCGGAGTTCAGGATCTTTCAGAACCTGAATTCCAAGTGCGGGAAGAATACTTTTTCCATGGTTTTAAGTCCATCCATTCCTGACGGTGATAAACTTAACAATACTGATTTTGCAAAACTGGCCGGAGACTTTCTGAAACGCATGAAATTGAATGATCATCAGTTTATTTCTTTTCTGCATACCGATGAGAAACACAAGCACCTGCACATTTTCGTAAATCGTATTGATTTTGACGGGAAAGCGTACAAGGACCACTTTATCAGCAAAAAGGCGCAGCGAATTGCTGAAAGTGTGGCTAAAGAATGGGGATTTACTACTGCCAAAGAAATTCAGCAGCAAAAAGAGCAACGACTTGGGAGCTATATTAAAGAAGCCCACCAACGGGTTTTGACCGTAATGCCCCGCGACATTAATGATTATGCCCAACTGATGGAAGAGTATGGAATCCAAACTCACAGGAGAATTGCCTCTGATGGAAAAGTTGTTGGGTTGAAATTCCAGATTGGAGAGGAAACCATAAAAGGCAGTAGTGTTGGCCGGGAGTTTAGTGCTGCCAATCTGCAAAAACAGATTCTGCAAAATTATGAAATGATGTACCGTGTCGAACGAGAAAAACAAAGAAAACAAGAACAACAAAACCGTCCTTCAAGGGATTTTGGAATAAGCTTTTAA
- a CDS encoding PQQ-binding-like beta-propeller repeat protein, which produces MKINPINLLKVFCFVLAGTTSIQAQDWPQFLGPEGNSTSPQKNLLREWPENGPEVLWTTDVQIGFGGPVVKDGKVYMLDREDKYGDHVRCFDLNTGAELWKYSYESPGEVEFPGSRSVPAVDYKYVYSCGQNGELYCIDINTHEPVWTKNVWTDFGGEPAKEGEDAFAGMAGGTHFPMWGIAQCPLIYGDLLIVASQTPEVGVVAYNKETGDVVWKTPSLGTLGYVSPAIAKVDGEDQVVMITASSGGFGGGESKPSNVVGIDPKNGEVLWTYSNWSCWIPSSSAFDAGENKVLIVGGYRSGAAMLQIEKSGTEYKVNELFKTSEFGEHTKPPLSVNGYFYAQFSNNETRDGLVCMNSDGEIMWKTKRNPAFNKGSMILADGLILATDGETTLYLIEPDPTGFKQLASATILTESGMTGNERVIGIVGTNQNWAPIALADGKLLIKGQRQMVCLKVAE; this is translated from the coding sequence ATGAAAATCAATCCTATTAACCTATTGAAAGTGTTTTGTTTTGTACTTGCCGGAACTACAAGTATTCAAGCCCAAGACTGGCCACAGTTTCTCGGTCCTGAAGGGAACAGTACTTCACCTCAGAAAAATCTTCTTCGTGAGTGGCCTGAAAATGGTCCAGAAGTACTTTGGACCACCGATGTTCAAATTGGTTTCGGAGGCCCGGTTGTAAAAGACGGCAAAGTATATATGTTGGATCGTGAAGATAAATACGGCGATCACGTAAGGTGTTTTGATCTGAATACAGGTGCAGAATTGTGGAAGTACAGCTATGAATCTCCTGGAGAAGTAGAATTTCCGGGTTCAAGAAGTGTCCCGGCTGTCGACTACAAATATGTTTATTCCTGCGGGCAGAATGGTGAATTATATTGCATAGATATCAATACACATGAACCAGTCTGGACGAAAAATGTATGGACCGATTTTGGTGGTGAACCTGCTAAAGAAGGCGAAGATGCTTTTGCCGGGATGGCTGGTGGTACACATTTCCCGATGTGGGGAATTGCTCAGTGTCCTTTGATATATGGAGACTTACTGATAGTCGCATCGCAAACTCCCGAAGTAGGAGTGGTTGCCTATAACAAAGAAACAGGAGATGTAGTTTGGAAAACTCCATCATTGGGTACTTTAGGATATGTAAGCCCGGCCATTGCAAAAGTGGATGGCGAAGACCAGGTAGTGATGATTACAGCATCCAGCGGAGGTTTCGGTGGCGGTGAATCAAAGCCAAGTAATGTGGTAGGTATAGATCCTAAAAATGGCGAAGTGCTTTGGACTTATTCTAATTGGAGTTGCTGGATTCCCTCATCAAGCGCTTTTGATGCCGGAGAAAACAAGGTCTTGATCGTTGGTGGATATCGTTCCGGTGCTGCAATGCTTCAAATCGAAAAGAGTGGTACCGAATACAAGGTGAATGAACTGTTTAAAACATCGGAATTTGGAGAACACACAAAACCCCCCTTGTCAGTAAATGGCTATTTCTATGCACAATTTTCAAATAACGAAACCCGTGATGGACTCGTTTGTATGAATAGCGATGGAGAAATAATGTGGAAAACCAAAAGAAATCCTGCTTTTAACAAGGGAAGTATGATTTTGGCTGATGGGCTTATTCTGGCTACAGATGGTGAAACAACCCTTTATCTAATTGAACCGGATCCAACTGGATTCAAACAACTTGCTTCGGCAACCATCTTAACAGAAAGTGGTATGACAGGAAATGAAAGGGTAATAGGTATTGTTGGTACGAACCAAAACTGGGCACCTATTGCATTGGCTGATGGAAAACTGCTGATAAAAGGACAACGTCAGATGGTGTGTTTGAAGGTGGCTGAGTAA
- a CDS encoding cupin domain-containing protein produces the protein MKNLVKFISILLIIVSSACNTEMKSNETKAESESIFPKGEKIDSPNFAGTVWLQMMGANDSTLHARFGNVTFEPKARTNWHSHPGGQVLFITVGKGYYQALGQPARLLHKGDVVEIPRDVVHWHGAAADSEFAHIAISLNSDEGGANWIGPVTDEEYDEATN, from the coding sequence ATGAAAAATTTGGTAAAATTTATTTCGATTCTATTAATAATTGTTTCATCAGCTTGTAACACTGAGATGAAATCAAATGAAACAAAGGCAGAAAGCGAATCTATTTTCCCTAAAGGAGAAAAAATTGATAGTCCTAATTTTGCCGGTACAGTATGGTTGCAAATGATGGGTGCCAACGATAGTACATTACATGCACGATTTGGGAACGTAACGTTTGAACCAAAGGCAAGGACAAACTGGCATTCGCATCCGGGAGGTCAGGTTCTGTTTATAACGGTAGGAAAGGGGTATTATCAGGCATTAGGTCAGCCTGCACGATTATTGCATAAAGGTGATGTTGTTGAGATTCCAAGAGATGTTGTTCATTGGCATGGAGCAGCTGCCGACAGCGAATTTGCCCATATTGCTATTAGTTTGAACAGTGATGAAGGAGGTGCGAATTGGATTGGGCCTGTTACTGACGAGGAGTACGATGAGGCTACCAACTGA
- a CDS encoding carboxymuconolactone decarboxylase family protein: protein MKKIGILILIIMIVATCFCESVLAQNKEGSNMTLTARQKSLIPIAALTAQSELDQLKPALHAGLDAGLTVNQIKEIMVHLYAYCGFPRSIRGLQTFMEVIEEREAKGINDVEGIEASQLNDDRSKYDRGKANLETLIGRSLDGPQTGYAAFAPVIEVFLKEHLFADIFDRDVLTYAERELVTVSVISAIGRAEPMLRSHLSICLNVGYTPEQLNEFVAVLKSTVGKKEAKAAQAVLNEVLENR from the coding sequence ATGAAGAAAATAGGAATACTAATTTTAATAATAATGATAGTTGCAACGTGCTTTTGTGAAAGCGTGCTTGCACAGAACAAAGAAGGATCGAATATGACATTAACTGCAAGGCAAAAAAGCCTTATTCCAATTGCTGCACTTACAGCCCAGAGCGAATTAGACCAATTGAAACCTGCTTTACATGCTGGATTGGATGCTGGCCTCACTGTTAATCAGATTAAAGAGATTATGGTTCATCTTTACGCGTATTGCGGATTTCCAAGGAGTATACGTGGATTGCAAACTTTTATGGAAGTTATAGAGGAACGGGAAGCTAAAGGAATAAATGATGTAGAAGGAATTGAAGCTTCACAGTTAAATGATGATCGCAGCAAATATGACCGAGGAAAAGCAAATCTGGAAACACTCATCGGGAGGTCTTTAGACGGACCTCAAACCGGTTATGCTGCTTTTGCTCCGGTTATCGAAGTCTTTCTGAAAGAACATTTGTTTGCAGATATTTTCGACCGTGATGTTCTAACTTATGCAGAACGCGAATTGGTAACAGTTTCGGTTATTAGTGCAATTGGGCGTGCTGAGCCAATGTTGCGTAGTCATTTATCAATTTGCTTAAATGTGGGATACACTCCTGAACAGTTAAACGAGTTTGTTGCTGTGTTGAAATCAACGGTTGGTAAAAAGGAAGCCAAAGCTGCACAAGCAGTTTTGAATGAAGTGCTTGAAAATAGGTAG
- a CDS encoding alpha/beta hydrolase gives MNKLLFGITLLLISCSLQAQQTVVSLYNGMAPGSENWTQKEVEYTQWGGKMVRNVVDPTLTVFLPEEDKATGAAVVVAPGGGFVWLSLENEGTQVGKWLQEHGIAAFVLKYRLADTGPEGEDVMTNAGEFLGQMMSVTATGNPEAELAKYPKVENIIALAEEDGRQAVKYIRANAAKYNIKQNRIGIMGFSAGGVVTMGVALKHDAESRPDFVAPIYGFAIEKLVVPEDAAPMFMACAADDANVASKAGGVYKAWLDAGKSVEFHVYSKGGHGFGMRKQDLPVDNWINQFYEWMNIQGFLNGE, from the coding sequence ATGAACAAACTTTTATTCGGAATTACTTTACTTCTGATATCGTGTTCATTACAAGCTCAGCAAACGGTAGTTTCATTATATAATGGAATGGCTCCGGGATCTGAAAACTGGACACAAAAAGAAGTGGAATATACCCAGTGGGGTGGGAAAATGGTGAGAAATGTTGTTGATCCGACCTTAACCGTTTTTCTTCCCGAAGAAGACAAAGCAACCGGGGCAGCTGTTGTTGTTGCTCCGGGAGGTGGTTTCGTTTGGCTTTCATTGGAAAACGAAGGTACTCAGGTTGGAAAATGGCTTCAGGAACATGGCATCGCAGCCTTTGTACTCAAATATCGTCTGGCTGACACCGGTCCCGAAGGTGAAGATGTTATGACGAATGCAGGGGAATTTTTGGGTCAGATGATGAGTGTAACAGCCACCGGTAATCCTGAAGCTGAACTGGCGAAATATCCAAAGGTTGAAAATATTATTGCACTTGCAGAAGAAGATGGCCGGCAGGCGGTAAAATACATTCGTGCAAATGCCGCCAAATATAATATCAAACAAAATAGAATTGGGATAATGGGTTTTTCTGCCGGTGGTGTGGTTACAATGGGTGTAGCCCTCAAACATGATGCAGAAAGCCGCCCTGATTTTGTTGCACCGATTTACGGTTTTGCAATTGAGAAATTAGTTGTGCCGGAGGATGCAGCACCAATGTTTATGGCTTGTGCAGCCGATGATGCAAATGTTGCTTCAAAGGCGGGTGGCGTTTATAAAGCCTGGCTGGATGCTGGAAAAAGTGTTGAATTTCATGTGTATTCAAAAGGTGGCCACGGTTTTGGTATGCGTAAACAGGATTTACCCGTTGACAATTGGATTAATCAGTTTTATGAATGGATGAATATTCAGGGATTTTTAAATGGTGAGTAA